In Malaclemys terrapin pileata isolate rMalTer1 chromosome 11, rMalTer1.hap1, whole genome shotgun sequence, a single genomic region encodes these proteins:
- the NAB1 gene encoding NGFI-A-binding protein 1 isoform X1, giving the protein MGEEESGLAARRQGGSLAVTSGLSLQRRGRTEETPGRPAAAAAAAAAPSSCEVLSSVMASALPRTLGELQLYRILQKANLLFYFDAFIQQGGDDVQQLCEAGEEEFLEIMALVGMASKPLHVRRLQKALRDWVTNPGLFNQPLTSLPVSSIPIYKLPEGSPAWLGISCPSYERNSNTREPHLKIPKCVATTCVQSVGAGKSDVVGNLALQSGNEPRLWQGHHTTESEHSLSPADLGSPASPKENTETLDAAAALSVAECVERMVPSLPKSDLNEVKELLKTNKKLAKMIGHIFEMNDEDPRKEEEIRKYSAIYGRFDSKRKDGKHLTLHELTVNEAAAQLCVKDNALLTRRDELFALARQISREVTYKYTYRTTKSKCGDRDELSPKRIKLEDGFPDFQDTVQTLYQQEKVPLALAKGKSEDLAALNSQSEKVMAKQMEFLCNQAGLERLQHSERRLSTGYYRQSSEEHSPNGMTLDNADGQGERPLNLRMSNLQNRQLQHISLDGEQHVGKPLCSDLIRLYSSGEAKSQPSEGLGILKDFPHSAFNNIERKVIKTEPEDTR; this is encoded by the exons ATGGGAGAGGAGGAGTCTGGGCTGGCAGCGCGCAGGCAGGGGGGGTCCTTGGCAGTAACTTCGGGGCTGAGTCTGCAGCGGCGGGGCAGGACGGAGGAAACCCCCGGGCggccggcggcggcggcggcagcagcggcgGCACCATCCTCCTGCGAA GTTCTATCATCTGTGATGGCGTCAGCTTTACCCAGAACCCTTGGGGAGTTGCAACTCTATCGAATATTACAAAAAGCAAATCTCTTATTCTACTTTGATGCCTTCATTCAGCAGGGAGGTGATGATGTGCAACAGCTATGTGAAGCAGGCGAAGAGGAGTTCTTGGAGATAATGGCTCTCGTAGGCATGGCTAGCAAGCCTCTTCATGTCCGAAGACTGCAAAAGGCTTTGAGGGACTGGGTCACAAACCCTGGTCTTTTTAATCAGCCTCTCACTTCTTTACCAGTCAGTAGCATTCCAATCTATAAATTACCAGAAGGGTCCCCTGCTTGGCTGGGAATATCCTGCCCTAGTTACGAAAGGAATAGTAATACCAGGGAGCCTCACTTGAAGATTCCAAAATGTGTTGCCACCACATGCGTGCAAAGTGTGGGTGCGGGCAAATCTGATGTGGTAGGAAACTTAGCGCTGCAGAGTGGCAATGAACCAAGACTCTGGCAAGGTCACCACACTACAGAGAGCGAACACAGCCTTTCCCCTGCTGACCTTGGCTCTCCAGCTTCACCAAAGGAAAACACTGAGACTCTAGATGCTGCGGCTGCTCTGTCAGTTGCCGAATGCGTGGAACGTATGGTTCCCTCCCTGCCCAAAAGTGACTTGAATGAGGTAAAGGAGTTACTGAAAACGAACAAGAAGCTGGCAAAGATGATTGGTCACATTTTTGAGATGAATGACGAGGACCCTCGCAAAGAGGAGGAGATTAGGAAATACAGTGCAATATATGGCAGATTTGACTCGAAAAGAAAGGATGGCAAACATCTCACCCTTCATGAG CTAACAGTTAATGAAGCAGCCGCTCAGCTGTGTGTTAAAGATAATGCATTGTTAACCAGGAGAGATGAACTCTTTGCGCTGGCTCGGCAGATCTCTCGAGAAGTTACATACAAGTACACTTACAGGACCACCAA atcTAAATGTGGAGATAGAGATGAACTGTCACCAAAGAGAATTAAGCTAGAG GATGGTTTTCCTGATTTCCAGGACACAGTCCAGACACTTTATCAACAAGAGAAAGTGCCACTTGCCTTGGCCAAAGGCAAAAGTGAAGATTTGGCAGCTCTTAATTCCCAG TCTGAAAAGGTGATGGCAAAACAGATGGAGTTTCTTTGTAACCAAGCAGGGTTAGAGAGACTACAACACTCAGAGAGACGCCTTTCCACAGGGTACTACAGACAAAGCTCAGAAGAGCACAGCCCCAATGGCATGACGTTAGATAATGCGGATGGACAAG GTGAGAGGCCCCTGAATCTCCGAATGTCAAATCTGCAAAATAGACAGTTGCAACACATTTCGCTAGATGGAGAGCAGCACGTAGGAAAACCTCTGTGCAGTGACCTGATCCGACTTTACTCCAGTGGTGAGGCAAAGTCTCAGCCCTCAG aaggcCTTGGTATTTTAAAAGACTTTCCCCACTCAGCTTTTAACAACATAGAAAGGAAGGTCATAAAAACAGAACCTGAAGATACAAGATAG
- the NAB1 gene encoding NGFI-A-binding protein 1 isoform X2, whose translation MASALPRTLGELQLYRILQKANLLFYFDAFIQQGGDDVQQLCEAGEEEFLEIMALVGMASKPLHVRRLQKALRDWVTNPGLFNQPLTSLPVSSIPIYKLPEGSPAWLGISCPSYERNSNTREPHLKIPKCVATTCVQSVGAGKSDVVGNLALQSGNEPRLWQGHHTTESEHSLSPADLGSPASPKENTETLDAAAALSVAECVERMVPSLPKSDLNEVKELLKTNKKLAKMIGHIFEMNDEDPRKEEEIRKYSAIYGRFDSKRKDGKHLTLHELTVNEAAAQLCVKDNALLTRRDELFALARQISREVTYKYTYRTTKSKCGDRDELSPKRIKLEDGFPDFQDTVQTLYQQEKVPLALAKGKSEDLAALNSQSEKVMAKQMEFLCNQAGLERLQHSERRLSTGYYRQSSEEHSPNGMTLDNADGQGERPLNLRMSNLQNRQLQHISLDGEQHVGKPLCSDLIRLYSSGEAKSQPSEGLGILKDFPHSAFNNIERKVIKTEPEDTR comes from the exons ATGGCGTCAGCTTTACCCAGAACCCTTGGGGAGTTGCAACTCTATCGAATATTACAAAAAGCAAATCTCTTATTCTACTTTGATGCCTTCATTCAGCAGGGAGGTGATGATGTGCAACAGCTATGTGAAGCAGGCGAAGAGGAGTTCTTGGAGATAATGGCTCTCGTAGGCATGGCTAGCAAGCCTCTTCATGTCCGAAGACTGCAAAAGGCTTTGAGGGACTGGGTCACAAACCCTGGTCTTTTTAATCAGCCTCTCACTTCTTTACCAGTCAGTAGCATTCCAATCTATAAATTACCAGAAGGGTCCCCTGCTTGGCTGGGAATATCCTGCCCTAGTTACGAAAGGAATAGTAATACCAGGGAGCCTCACTTGAAGATTCCAAAATGTGTTGCCACCACATGCGTGCAAAGTGTGGGTGCGGGCAAATCTGATGTGGTAGGAAACTTAGCGCTGCAGAGTGGCAATGAACCAAGACTCTGGCAAGGTCACCACACTACAGAGAGCGAACACAGCCTTTCCCCTGCTGACCTTGGCTCTCCAGCTTCACCAAAGGAAAACACTGAGACTCTAGATGCTGCGGCTGCTCTGTCAGTTGCCGAATGCGTGGAACGTATGGTTCCCTCCCTGCCCAAAAGTGACTTGAATGAGGTAAAGGAGTTACTGAAAACGAACAAGAAGCTGGCAAAGATGATTGGTCACATTTTTGAGATGAATGACGAGGACCCTCGCAAAGAGGAGGAGATTAGGAAATACAGTGCAATATATGGCAGATTTGACTCGAAAAGAAAGGATGGCAAACATCTCACCCTTCATGAG CTAACAGTTAATGAAGCAGCCGCTCAGCTGTGTGTTAAAGATAATGCATTGTTAACCAGGAGAGATGAACTCTTTGCGCTGGCTCGGCAGATCTCTCGAGAAGTTACATACAAGTACACTTACAGGACCACCAA atcTAAATGTGGAGATAGAGATGAACTGTCACCAAAGAGAATTAAGCTAGAG GATGGTTTTCCTGATTTCCAGGACACAGTCCAGACACTTTATCAACAAGAGAAAGTGCCACTTGCCTTGGCCAAAGGCAAAAGTGAAGATTTGGCAGCTCTTAATTCCCAG TCTGAAAAGGTGATGGCAAAACAGATGGAGTTTCTTTGTAACCAAGCAGGGTTAGAGAGACTACAACACTCAGAGAGACGCCTTTCCACAGGGTACTACAGACAAAGCTCAGAAGAGCACAGCCCCAATGGCATGACGTTAGATAATGCGGATGGACAAG GTGAGAGGCCCCTGAATCTCCGAATGTCAAATCTGCAAAATAGACAGTTGCAACACATTTCGCTAGATGGAGAGCAGCACGTAGGAAAACCTCTGTGCAGTGACCTGATCCGACTTTACTCCAGTGGTGAGGCAAAGTCTCAGCCCTCAG aaggcCTTGGTATTTTAAAAGACTTTCCCCACTCAGCTTTTAACAACATAGAAAGGAAGGTCATAAAAACAGAACCTGAAGATACAAGATAG